In one window of Bos taurus isolate L1 Dominette 01449 registration number 42190680 breed Hereford chromosome 15, ARS-UCD2.0, whole genome shotgun sequence DNA:
- the MS4A2 gene encoding high affinity immunoglobulin epsilon receptor subunit beta: protein MEAESRSRTELALPTPQEPASASEIELAEISLQESVLLERPVPTAPRQTWLTVLKRELEFLGVTQILIGLIYLYFGIIVSAKINDSEFTEKFFSSFKAGYPFWGALFFAISGISSIMSEKKPSAYLIRGCLGANAVSGVAAGTGVGILISNLKQSATYVYSCEEVFVNDYCSLACFSTEVVAMILFLTILGFGSAVSLIAYGIGEILEGNQIPEDRLYEEVNIYAPIYSELEEREEPTSPADS from the exons ATGGAGGCAGAGAGTAGGAGCAGGACAGAGCTTGCTCTCCCCACTCCGCAGGAGCCCGCCAG TGCATCTGAAATTGAACTTGCAGAAATATCTCTCCAGGAAAGCGTTTTACTGGAAAGGCCCGTCCCAACTGCACCACGCCAAACGTGGCTGACTGTTTTGAAGAGAGAGCTGGAATTCCTGGGG GTAACACAAATTCTGATTGGTTTGATATacctttattttggaataattgtGAGCGCCAAGATCAATGATTCAGAGTTTACTGAAAAgtttttttcatcatttaaagCTGGCTACCCATTCTGGGGAGCCCTATTT TTTGCTATTTCTGGTATTTCGTCAATCATGTCTGAAAAGAAACCTTCAGCATATCTG ATTCGCGGATGCCTGGGAGCAAATGCGGTTAGCGGTGTGGCTGCGGGAACAGGCGTTGGCATCCTCATCAGTAACCTGAAGCAGAGTGCCACTTACGTCTACAGCTGCGAGGAGGTCTTTGTGAACGACTACTGCTCTCTGGCCTGCTTCTCCACC GAAGTTGTGGCGATGATCCTGTTTCTCACCATCCTGGGCTTTGGCAGCGCTGTGTCACTCATAGCTTATGGAATTGGTGAAATACTTGAAGGAAATCAG ATTCCAGAAGATCGTCTTTATGAagaagtaaatatatatgcaccaatTTACAGCGAGTTGGAAGAAAGAGAGGAGCCAACTTCTCCTGCTGATTCGTAA